A stretch of the Glycine soja cultivar W05 chromosome 13, ASM419377v2, whole genome shotgun sequence genome encodes the following:
- the LOC114381945 gene encoding mannose-6-phosphate isomerase 1-like, translated as MELAPSNSNQQHENNNSNKVQGLHCSVKNYEWGKPCRDSLVAKLFSMNSGSLQSSQLDEDQPYAELWMGSHVSGPSFIVFDGSQQRVTLKSWLLENPNVLGPKVVEKWGGDLPFLFKVLSVDKALSIQAHPDKELARTLHKLHPDVYKDGNHKPEMALAVTEFEALCGFVTLKELKAVLTVPEVVELVVAENVNSVLQITDEDGEEKVKPILKSLFTDIMSAGKERVAGAVDRLRSRLHKESQVRQLTEKEQLVLRLEKQYPSDVGVIAAFFLNHVKLAPGEALFLGANEPHAYICGECIECMATSDNVVRAGLTPKHRDVQTLCSMLTYKQGSPEILRGVPINQYVNKYIPPFEEFEIDCCILPQGEKVVFPAVPGPSIFLVTVGEGMMTTESPKGYPITEGHVLFVAANTEITVSSAPQLHLFRTGVNSRFFQDS; from the exons ATGGAATTAGCACCCTCAAACTCCAACCAACAACATGagaacaacaacagcaacaaggTTCAGGGGCTCCATTGCTCTGTGAAGAACTATGAGTGGGGCAAACCGTGCCGTGACTCCCTCGTTGCCAAGCTATTTTCCATGAATTCTGGGTCGTTACAATCATCACAGCTTGATGAGGATCAGCCATATGCGGAGCTTTGGATGGGCAGCCACGTGTCTGGACCCTCTTTCATTGTTTTTGATGGCTCACAACAAAGAGTGACCCTCAAGTCTTGGCTCTTGGAGAATCCTAACGTGCTTGGACCAAAGGTTGTGGAGAAGTGGGGTGGTGACCTCCCTTTCTTGTTCAAG GTGCTGTCCGTGGACAAGGCCTTGTCTATACAGGCTCATCCTGATAAGGAGCTGGCCAGAACCTTGCATAAGTTGCATCCTGATGTTTATAAGGATGGGAATCACAAACCAGAAATGGCTCTGGCTGTGACAGAGTTTGAGGCTCTATGCGGCTTTGTCACTCTAAAG GAGCTTAAGGCTGTGCTTACTGTCCCTGAGGTTGTGGAACTGGTTGTTGCTGAAAATGTTAACTCGGTGTTACAAATCACTGATGAGGATGGTGAAGAGAAGGTTAAGCCTATTTTGAAGTCTCTTTTCACTGACATCATGTCAGCAGGTAAAGAGAGAGTAGCTGGTGCAGTTGACAGGTTGAGAAGTCGTCTGCATAAGGAAAGTCAG GTGAGGCAGTTGACAGAAAAGGAGCAACTGGTGCTGCGGTTGGAAAAGCAATACCCATCTGATGTTGGTGTCATAGCAGCCTTCTTTCTTAACCATGTGAAACTCGCTCCTGGTGAAGCCTTATTTCTTGGGGCAAATGAACCACATGCATATATTTGTGGTGAGTGCATTGAATGCATGGCAACTTCAGACAATGTTGTAAGAGCTGGCCTCACTCCTAAGCACAGAGATGTACAGACTCTTTGTTCCATGCTCACATACAAACAG GGTTCTCCAGAGATCCTGCGTGGAGTTCCTATAAATCAATATGTAAACAAATACATCCCACCATTTGAGGAATTTGAGATTGATTGTTGTATTCTTCCTCAAGGGGAAAAGGTAGTGTTCCCAGCAGTTCCAGGTCCTTCCATCTTTTTGGTCACAGTTGGGGAAGGAATGATGACTACAGAATCACCAAAAGGGTATCCAATCACTGAAGGGCATGTTCTTTTTGTAGCGGCCAACACTGAGATAACTGTTTCTAGTGCACCTCAGTTGCATCTGTTCAGGACTGGGGTTAACAGTAGATTCTTTCAAGATTCCTAA
- the LOC114381172 gene encoding 40S ribosomal protein S7-like: MYTSRKKIHKDKDAEPTEFEETVAQYLFDLENTNQDLKSDLKDLYINQAIQMDVAGNRKAVVIYVPFRLRKAFRKIHLRLVRELEKKFSGKDVVFIATRRIVRPPKKGSAVQRPRTRTLTAVHDAMLEDVVYPAEIVGKRVRYRIDGSKIMKVFLDPKERNNTEYKLETFSGVYRKLTGKDVVFEYPISEA; this comes from the exons ATGTACACCTCGAGGAAGAAAATTCACAAGGATAAGGATGCCGAGCCCACTGAATTTGAGGAGACAGTTGCACAG TACTTGTTTGACTTGGAGAACACCAATCAGGATCTGAAAAGTGACTTGAAAGATCTCTACATAAATCAAGCAAT TCAAATGGATGTGGCTGGTAATCGCAAGGCTGTAGTCATCTATGTGCCCTTCAGATTGAGGAAGGCATTCCGCAAGATTCATCTTCGACTTGTCAGAGAGTTGGAGAAGAAGTTTAGTGGGAAG GATGTTGTCTTCATTGCCACAAGGAGGATCGTGCGACCACCTAAGAAAGGCTCTGCTGTTCAGCGACCCCGAACCCGTACTTTGACCGCCGTCCATGATGCCATGCTGGAGGATGTTGTGTATCCTGCAGAGATTGTTGGCAAACGGGTCAGATATAGAATTGATGGCTCAAAAATAATGAAG GTTTTCTTGGACCCCAAGGAGCGCAACAACACTGAGTACAAGCTGGAGACTTTTTCTGGAGTTTATAGAAAGCTTACTGGAAAAGATGTAGTATTTGAGTATCCAATCTCAGAAGCCTGA
- the LOC114382342 gene encoding uncharacterized protein LOC114382342 isoform X2, whose product MMSPNRVSEDRGTPPQHFRHTPFQIIHIVANFMRIWSIYSMYRYFLQTGASVVLFLFACLAPASILFLILQKPWKGRPLSNTQIVPSIINGGITALYLVLWGKGLKSCGPVRAILAEYSGAVLGVLSAVLYGRRGHLWKKRCKLNWNIPWEDRDDSEAKTEPVLGLRHMLVPIIAGILSALRRVIARRVSIKNQLKRRLHALTIASATCFMFPIAMWDMIIGSSSESDSNAKLPFSAWAFLSTILFGNIVIFYADSIAEERLHMVFSSPRHLAAAGACIIIMEKVYKMDFSLTGFTICCLILGFGIYEATSLERNRKDSIRNSDLSNGEFDNQIQMSPLPT is encoded by the exons ATGATGTCCCCGAACCGCGTCTCAGAGGATCGGGGCACCCCACCACAACATTTCAG ACACACACCCTTTCAGATAATCCATATTGTTGCAAATTTCATGAGGATATGGTCAATATACTCGATGTACCGCTACTTCTTGCAGACTGGTGCTTCTGTTGTTCTTTTTCTGTTTGCCTGCCTGGCCCCAGCGTCCATCCTATTTTTGATTTTGCAAAAGCCTTGGAAGGGCAGGCCTCTTTCTAATACACAg attgtTCCTTCTATAATAAATGGTGGCATAACAGCACTGTATCTGGTCTTGTGGGGAAAGGGACTGAAATCATGTGGGCCAGTTAG aGCAATATTGGCTGAGTATTCTGGTGCTGTTCTTGGAGTACTTTCTGCAGTGTTATATGGCAGGAGAGGTCATTTGTGGAAAAAG CGTTGTAAACTTAACTGGAATATACCATGGGAAGATAGAGATGATTCTGAGGCTAAAACTGAACCAGTTTTGGGCCTGAGGCATATGTTAGTCCCTATTATTGCTGGTATTCTATCTGCGCTCAGGAGAGTGATTGCAAGGCGTGTTTCAATCAAG AATCAACTTAAAAGGCGACTCCATGCTTTAACTATTGCTTCTGCAACATGTTTTATGTTTCCTATTGCCATGTGGGACATGATCATA GGATCATCATCTGAATCTGATAGTAACGCAAAGCTTCCATTTTCTGCTTGGGCCTTCTTGAGCACTATTCTGTTTGGAAATATTGTGATATTCTATGCTGACAGTATTGCAGAGGAGAG ATTGCACATGGTTTTCTCCTCACCGAGGCATTTAGCAGCAGCTGGTGCGTGCATCATCATAATGGAGAAAGTTTATAAGATGGATTTTTCTCTCACAGGATTCACGATTTGCTGCTTAATATTAGGTTTTG GGATATATGAAGCAACTTCATTGGAGCGCAATAGAAAAGATTCTATCCGAAATTCAGATTTATCCAATGGAGAATTTGATAATCAAATCCAGATGTCACCACTACCTACTTGA
- the LOC114382342 gene encoding zinc transporter 5-like isoform X1, translated as MMSPNRVSEDRGTPPQHFRHTPFQIIHIVANFMRIWSIYSMYRYFLQTGASVVLFLFACLAPASILFLILQKPWKGRPLSNTQIVPSIINGGITALYLVLWGKGLKSCGPVRAILAEYSGAVLGVLSAVLYGRRGHLWKKIGGLIAMLASLYLLSEGWATATYSPFSWEDRDDSEAKTEPVLGLRHMLVPIIAGILSALRRVIARRVSIKNQLKRRLHALTIASATCFMFPIAMWDMIIGSSSESDSNAKLPFSAWAFLSTILFGNIVIFYADSIAEERLHMVFSSPRHLAAAGACIIIMEKVYKMDFSLTGFTICCLILGFGIYEATSLERNRKDSIRNSDLSNGEFDNQIQMSPLPT; from the exons ATGATGTCCCCGAACCGCGTCTCAGAGGATCGGGGCACCCCACCACAACATTTCAG ACACACACCCTTTCAGATAATCCATATTGTTGCAAATTTCATGAGGATATGGTCAATATACTCGATGTACCGCTACTTCTTGCAGACTGGTGCTTCTGTTGTTCTTTTTCTGTTTGCCTGCCTGGCCCCAGCGTCCATCCTATTTTTGATTTTGCAAAAGCCTTGGAAGGGCAGGCCTCTTTCTAATACACAg attgtTCCTTCTATAATAAATGGTGGCATAACAGCACTGTATCTGGTCTTGTGGGGAAAGGGACTGAAATCATGTGGGCCAGTTAG aGCAATATTGGCTGAGTATTCTGGTGCTGTTCTTGGAGTACTTTCTGCAGTGTTATATGGCAGGAGAGGTCATTTGTGGAAAAAG ATAGGCGGCCTTATTGCCATGTTGGCATCCTTATACCTGTTATCAGAAGGATGGGCTACAGCAACATATTCTCCATTCT CATGGGAAGATAGAGATGATTCTGAGGCTAAAACTGAACCAGTTTTGGGCCTGAGGCATATGTTAGTCCCTATTATTGCTGGTATTCTATCTGCGCTCAGGAGAGTGATTGCAAGGCGTGTTTCAATCAAG AATCAACTTAAAAGGCGACTCCATGCTTTAACTATTGCTTCTGCAACATGTTTTATGTTTCCTATTGCCATGTGGGACATGATCATA GGATCATCATCTGAATCTGATAGTAACGCAAAGCTTCCATTTTCTGCTTGGGCCTTCTTGAGCACTATTCTGTTTGGAAATATTGTGATATTCTATGCTGACAGTATTGCAGAGGAGAG ATTGCACATGGTTTTCTCCTCACCGAGGCATTTAGCAGCAGCTGGTGCGTGCATCATCATAATGGAGAAAGTTTATAAGATGGATTTTTCTCTCACAGGATTCACGATTTGCTGCTTAATATTAGGTTTTG GGATATATGAAGCAACTTCATTGGAGCGCAATAGAAAAGATTCTATCCGAAATTCAGATTTATCCAATGGAGAATTTGATAATCAAATCCAGATGTCACCACTACCTACTTGA